The following coding sequences lie in one Oncorhynchus masou masou isolate Uvic2021 chromosome 20, UVic_Omas_1.1, whole genome shotgun sequence genomic window:
- the LOC135506914 gene encoding oocyte zinc finger protein XlCOF22-like codes for MNPGNMLLGLERQTDLSRGEWNRYSSSVYSEGCLDKGEVIVVDDVTVKVEGDAPPTWNADSHLGDGHSQDGDLFDYRGSLDTNLNVTTHSPLHAFRDHDAVFTSKALSDSHGSDLFNQVLNSNDRDIAQSQGGGATSGNSKEKRFLCMFCNKGFSCPQKVEIHQRVHTGEKPFSCTQCHMCFAEAGNLKRHQRVHTGVKPFSCTQCHMCFAQAGDLKRHQRVHTGEKPFSCLHCEKKFSRQHQLKMHLKVHTEERPFACTHCRKRFSERSYLRIHQQKNHSSL; via the coding sequence ATGAACCCTGGCAACATGCTCttgggtttagagagacagactgaTCTGTCTAGAGGGGAATGGAAccggtacagtagtagtgtatactctgaAGGGTGCCTAGATAAAGGGGAGGTTATAGTGGTAGATGACGTGACTGTGAAAGTGGAGGGCGATGCTCCTCCCACATGGAATGCAGATAGTCACCTAGGAGACGGACACTCACAGGACGGAGATTTATTTGATTACAGGGGAAGCTTAGATACAAATCTAAATGTCACGACCCACTCCCCTTTACACGCGTTCAGGGATCACGATGCCGTATTCACGTCGAAGGCACTTTCCGATTCACACGGCAGCGATCTTTTCAATCAAGTACTGAACTCAAACGACAGGGATATAGCCCAGTCTCAGGGAGGGGGAGCCACATCGGGCAATAGTAAAGAGAAAcggttcctctgcatgttctgtaacaaaggcttcagctgcccccagaaggtggagatccaccagagggtccacacaggagagaaacccttcagctgtacccagtgtcataTGTGCTTTGCTGAGGCTGgcaacctgaagaggcaccagagggtccacacaggggtgaaacccttcagctgtacccagtgtcataTGTGCTTTGCTCAGGCTGgtgacctgaagaggcaccagagggtccacacaggggaaaAACCCTTCAGTTGCCTCCACTGTGAGAAGAAGTTTTCCCGCCAGCACCAGctgaagatgcacctgaaggtTCACACGGAAGAGAGGCCATTTGCCTGTACACACTGCAGAaagaggttctcagagaggagctatcttaggatacaccagcagaaaaaccATTCCTCTCTATAG
- the LOC135506911 gene encoding uncharacterized protein LOC135506911 isoform X1: MANVNCMDFHTQIASIMEVLANAAVAEICKVVDDDYAVFRLEITQSQKENRVLRRKLQLLEMKVARERAERIVRECALASRPSSVRILDRYRGMARGEGHLTGGHKSFVKPAGHNTCRDDQPITIDEGSRTSTQHVIMIESADTGPGVKLERSEGEEDPRQSRDIQTEMAGVPPVAMQDPTTVPVQPRTRHSITEVSGPLNTVLKTETDTNTLTVTHRLLHTGSDHRSDPERLEPLGCPPASGSEYLPIFRQRTVHSFGDGNALDTGDNDPSCSYATEMDPGNMPLVLETQTDLSRGDWNRHSSSGYSEGCLDKKGEGLVVDEVEGDVPPTWNAANHLGDGHSRGRDFLDYRKSLETNPDVITHSPLHMLGDRDPVSTSMGPSDSNGHVHFNQAQGGGATSGNSKEKRFLCMFCNKGFSCLQKVEIHQRVHTGEKPFSCTQCHMRFTQAGHLKRHQMVHTGEKPYSCTQCHMRFAQAGDLKRHQRGHTGEKPYSCPLCENRFSERTYLRIHQQKKHSTQ, encoded by the exons ATGGCTAACGTTAACTGTATGGACTTTCACACTCAGATAGCCTCCATCATGGAGGTTCTAGCGAATgcagccgtggcagagatctgtaaagtcgtagacgacgactatgcagtgtttcgtttggaaataactcaaagccagaaagaaaacagggTATTGCGGAGGAAGCTACAGCTACTGGAAATGAAGGTGGCACGTGAGCGCGCAGAGAGAATAGTGCGAGAGTGCGCACTCGCCAGTCGTCCCAGTAGTGTCAGGATCCTCGACCGATACAGAGGAATGGCAAGAG GTGAAGGACATCTAACTGGAGGCCACAAGAGCTTTGTGAAGCCAGCTGGACACAATACATGTAGAGATGACCAACCAATCACAATTGATGAGGGGAGTAGAACCTCAACCCAGCACGTTATCATGATAGAG TCTGCAGATACAGGTCCTGGGGTCAAGctggagaggtctgaaggagaggaggacccacGGCAAAGCAGAGACATTCAGACTGAAATGGCTGGAGTGCCCCCTGTAGCCATGCAGGACCCCACGACAGTCCCAGTGCAGCCCAGAACCCGACACAGCATCACGGAGGTCAGTGGACCGCTGAACACCGTCCTCAAAACAGAGACAGATACCAATACTTTAACTGTAACACACAGGCTGTTACACACAGGATCTGACCAcagatcagacccagagagactgGAGCCACTGGGCTGTCCTCCTGCTTCTGGCTCAGAGTATTTACCGATATTTCGGCAGAGGACAGTTCATTCCTTTGGGGATGGTAACGCGTTAGACACTGGCGATAATGATCCGTCTTGTTCTTACGCTACAGAGATGGACCCTGGCAACATGCCCTTGGTTTTAGAGACACAGACTGATCTGTCAAGAGGGGACTGGAACCGGCACAGTAGTAGTGGATACTCTGAAGGGTGCCTAGATAAGAAAGGGGAGGGTCTGGTCGTAGATGAAGTGGAGGGTGACGTTCCTCCCACATGGAATGCAGCTAATCACCTAGGAGACGGACACTCACGGGGCAGAGATTTCTTAGATTACAGGAAAAGCTTAGAGACAAATCCAGATGTCATTACCCACTCCCCTTTACATATGCTCGGGGATCGCGACCCAGTGTCCACGTCGATGGGGCCTTCCGATTCAAATGGCCATGTCCATTTCAATCAGGCTCAGGGAGGGGGAGCCACATCAGGCAACAGTAAAGAGAAAcggttcctctgcatgttctgtaacaaaggATTCAGCTGCCTCCAgaaggtggagatccaccagagggtccacacaggggagaaacccttcagttgTACTCAGTGTCATATGCGCTTCACCCAGGCTGGCCACCTGAAGAGACACCAGATGGTCCACACAGGGGAAAAACCCtacagctgtacccagtgtcacatgcgTTTCGCCCAGGCTGgtgacctgaagaggcaccagaggggtcacacaggggagaaaccctacagctgCCCCCTTTGTGAGAATAGGTTCTCAGAGAGGACctacctcaggatacaccagcagaaaaaacATTCCACTCAATAG
- the LOC135506911 gene encoding uncharacterized protein LOC135506911 isoform X3 gives MANVNCMDFHTQIASIMEVLANAAVAEICKVVDDDYAVFRLEITQSQKENRVLRRKLQLLEMKVARERAERIVRECALASRPSSVRILDRYRGMARGEGHLTGGHKSFVKPAGHNTCRDDQPITIDEGSRTSTQHVIMIESADTGPGVKLERSEGEEDPRQSRDIQTEMAGVPPVAMQDPTTVPVQPRTRHSITEEEEGLEVLLVKEEGCEEGLGNPEGTMVMEDNQTTPPPEPTEEPAEQHRTTHSLTEVVWLEANRGDRGAILDT, from the exons ATGGCTAACGTTAACTGTATGGACTTTCACACTCAGATAGCCTCCATCATGGAGGTTCTAGCGAATgcagccgtggcagagatctgtaaagtcgtagacgacgactatgcagtgtttcgtttggaaataactcaaagccagaaagaaaacagggTATTGCGGAGGAAGCTACAGCTACTGGAAATGAAGGTGGCACGTGAGCGCGCAGAGAGAATAGTGCGAGAGTGCGCACTCGCCAGTCGTCCCAGTAGTGTCAGGATCCTCGACCGATACAGAGGAATGGCAAGAG GTGAAGGACATCTAACTGGAGGCCACAAGAGCTTTGTGAAGCCAGCTGGACACAATACATGTAGAGATGACCAACCAATCACAATTGATGAGGGGAGTAGAACCTCAACCCAGCACGTTATCATGATAGAG TCTGCAGATACAGGTCCTGGGGTCAAGctggagaggtctgaaggagaggaggacccacGGCAAAGCAGAGACATTCAGACTGAAATGGCTGGAGTGCCCCCTGTAGCCATGCAGGACCCCACGACAGTCCCAGTGCAGCCCAGAACCCGACACAGCATCACGGAG gaggaggagggtctagaggtgctgctggtgaaggaggaggggtgtgaggagggtctggggaaccctgaggggaccatggtcatggaggacaaccagactacacctcctcctgaacccacagaggaaccagctgagcagcacaggaccacacacagtctcactgag GTGGTTTGGCTGGAGGCGaacagaggagacaggggagcCATCTTGGATACCTAG
- the LOC135506911 gene encoding putative zinc finger and SCAN domain-containing protein 5D isoform X2 has translation MIESADTGPGVKLERSEGEEDPRQSRDIQTEMAGVPPVAMQDPTTVPVQPRTRHSITEVSGPLNTVLKTETDTNTLTVTHRLLHTGSDHRSDPERLEPLGCPPASGSEYLPIFRQRTVHSFGDGNALDTGDNDPSCSYATEMDPGNMPLVLETQTDLSRGDWNRHSSSGYSEGCLDKKGEGLVVDEVEGDVPPTWNAANHLGDGHSRGRDFLDYRKSLETNPDVITHSPLHMLGDRDPVSTSMGPSDSNGHVHFNQAQGGGATSGNSKEKRFLCMFCNKGFSCLQKVEIHQRVHTGEKPFSCTQCHMRFTQAGHLKRHQMVHTGEKPYSCTQCHMRFAQAGDLKRHQRGHTGEKPYSCPLCENRFSERTYLRIHQQKKHSTQ, from the exons ATGATAGAG TCTGCAGATACAGGTCCTGGGGTCAAGctggagaggtctgaaggagaggaggacccacGGCAAAGCAGAGACATTCAGACTGAAATGGCTGGAGTGCCCCCTGTAGCCATGCAGGACCCCACGACAGTCCCAGTGCAGCCCAGAACCCGACACAGCATCACGGAGGTCAGTGGACCGCTGAACACCGTCCTCAAAACAGAGACAGATACCAATACTTTAACTGTAACACACAGGCTGTTACACACAGGATCTGACCAcagatcagacccagagagactgGAGCCACTGGGCTGTCCTCCTGCTTCTGGCTCAGAGTATTTACCGATATTTCGGCAGAGGACAGTTCATTCCTTTGGGGATGGTAACGCGTTAGACACTGGCGATAATGATCCGTCTTGTTCTTACGCTACAGAGATGGACCCTGGCAACATGCCCTTGGTTTTAGAGACACAGACTGATCTGTCAAGAGGGGACTGGAACCGGCACAGTAGTAGTGGATACTCTGAAGGGTGCCTAGATAAGAAAGGGGAGGGTCTGGTCGTAGATGAAGTGGAGGGTGACGTTCCTCCCACATGGAATGCAGCTAATCACCTAGGAGACGGACACTCACGGGGCAGAGATTTCTTAGATTACAGGAAAAGCTTAGAGACAAATCCAGATGTCATTACCCACTCCCCTTTACATATGCTCGGGGATCGCGACCCAGTGTCCACGTCGATGGGGCCTTCCGATTCAAATGGCCATGTCCATTTCAATCAGGCTCAGGGAGGGGGAGCCACATCAGGCAACAGTAAAGAGAAAcggttcctctgcatgttctgtaacaaaggATTCAGCTGCCTCCAgaaggtggagatccaccagagggtccacacaggggagaaacccttcagttgTACTCAGTGTCATATGCGCTTCACCCAGGCTGGCCACCTGAAGAGACACCAGATGGTCCACACAGGGGAAAAACCCtacagctgtacccagtgtcacatgcgTTTCGCCCAGGCTGgtgacctgaagaggcaccagaggggtcacacaggggagaaaccctacagctgCCCCCTTTGTGAGAATAGGTTCTCAGAGAGGACctacctcaggatacaccagcagaaaaaacATTCCACTCAATAG